In Oceanispirochaeta sp., a single window of DNA contains:
- a CDS encoding tripartite tricarboxylate transporter TctB family protein, whose protein sequence is MSGISDLFSITIDFEKSHLFFPRIMIGVIILLLLIIGLQSLIKRLGEGNLIESLKGFRFFEENYDKIKLYGSIASVGIYFFLMDYLGSFFPNQGLGFLITSIPFMFTMSFLLVGKDNFKNHRTSIVISSIATPLLSWILFAKIFFITLP, encoded by the coding sequence GTGTCCGGAATCAGTGATTTATTTTCCATTACAATCGATTTTGAAAAGTCCCATCTGTTTTTTCCAAGAATAATGATTGGGGTTATCATTCTGCTTCTACTGATTATTGGTCTCCAGAGTCTCATTAAAAGACTGGGTGAAGGAAACCTTATAGAATCATTGAAAGGATTCCGGTTCTTTGAAGAGAATTACGATAAAATTAAACTCTACGGCTCTATCGCTTCAGTAGGAATCTATTTTTTCCTGATGGATTATTTAGGCTCTTTTTTTCCTAACCAGGGGCTTGGATTCCTCATTACTTCCATACCCTTTATGTTTACTATGTCATTTTTATTAGTTGGAAAAGATAATTTCAAAAATCATAGGACATCCATTGTGATCAGCTCGATTGCCACACCTCTGCTCTCATGGATTTTGTTTGCCAAGATATTCTTTATCACTCTACCCTAA
- a CDS encoding tripartite tricarboxylate transporter permease, translating into MEIFALITPITLMLSTLGVAGGIIFGAIPGMTATMALAVFLPITYALNINQALSLLIGLYVGGISGGLIPAVLLNIPGTPSSITTTFDGYPMTKKGQGERALKIGIVSSLIGGLISAAVLAIFAPALADVAIRFSYVEKFLIIVFALTVIASISQGSMMVGLLSGSIGILLSLIGTYESTSGGNDHLRLIPEILKPLLRSGFSLLPVLIGMFALTAIFTEAEKGAHEGPRQKLDLSSGAKFKFSIFKDQIVNVFRSGLIGTFVGLLPGVGGSAASVLSYTQAKNFSKHPEKMGTGVTEGLVASETANNGLTGGALIPLVSLGIPGDSTTAVLIGAFTLQGIQLGPLFINNNPEAWNGMLSSLIISNIVMFFMMFFAIKYFAKVVFVPKFILYPIIIVMCTVGAYAINYGVMFDVWTLLIFGILAWIGSKVKIQIPSLLIGFILGRQLEIYFVKSLESFGTFTIFFTKSKIAWVLWAFIILSIVWSIVLDRRQKILSRKETTSGSKEEDQ; encoded by the coding sequence ATGGAAATATTTGCATTAATTACCCCGATAACACTAATGCTCTCCACTCTGGGAGTTGCCGGGGGAATCATCTTCGGAGCCATCCCTGGAATGACCGCTACTATGGCTTTAGCGGTATTTCTGCCCATTACCTATGCACTGAATATTAATCAGGCTCTGTCATTATTGATTGGATTGTATGTAGGCGGTATTTCCGGTGGTCTGATTCCCGCCGTTCTACTCAATATTCCCGGGACACCCTCTTCTATAACCACTACATTTGATGGTTATCCAATGACCAAAAAAGGTCAGGGTGAGCGGGCGTTGAAAATAGGGATAGTGTCTTCACTTATCGGAGGTCTTATCTCTGCTGCTGTCCTGGCAATCTTTGCACCGGCCCTGGCGGATGTTGCTATCAGATTCTCATATGTTGAGAAATTCCTGATTATCGTTTTCGCCCTGACTGTCATTGCATCCATATCTCAGGGGAGTATGATGGTCGGCCTGTTGAGCGGATCTATCGGTATTTTACTCAGTCTGATCGGAACTTATGAATCCACTTCTGGTGGTAATGACCATCTCCGACTGATTCCGGAAATCCTCAAACCTTTACTCCGCAGCGGATTTTCCCTTCTGCCGGTATTGATCGGTATGTTTGCTCTGACCGCTATATTTACAGAAGCTGAAAAGGGCGCACATGAAGGACCACGTCAGAAACTGGATCTGAGCTCCGGTGCCAAATTCAAGTTCTCCATTTTTAAGGATCAAATAGTCAATGTTTTTCGCTCTGGACTTATCGGAACCTTTGTAGGACTCCTGCCCGGAGTTGGAGGAAGTGCCGCCTCTGTACTCTCCTATACACAGGCGAAAAACTTTTCCAAGCATCCCGAGAAAATGGGAACCGGGGTTACCGAAGGTCTTGTCGCCTCGGAAACTGCCAACAACGGCCTGACCGGGGGGGCCCTTATTCCTTTAGTCTCCCTGGGAATACCAGGAGACAGCACAACAGCCGTATTGATCGGAGCATTTACATTGCAGGGTATCCAGCTCGGACCTCTTTTCATCAATAATAATCCGGAAGCCTGGAACGGCATGCTCAGCTCACTGATCATCAGTAATATAGTCATGTTCTTTATGATGTTCTTTGCCATCAAATACTTTGCAAAAGTGGTCTTTGTACCAAAATTTATCCTTTATCCTATCATCATCGTGATGTGTACTGTCGGTGCCTATGCCATAAACTACGGTGTAATGTTCGATGTCTGGACCCTTCTGATTTTCGGTATTCTGGCATGGATCGGAAGTAAAGTGAAAATCCAGATCCCCTCTCTTCTGATTGGATTTATCCTGGGGCGCCAACTGGAAATTTACTTTGTTAAAAGTCTGGAGTCTTTTGGGACTTTTACTATCTTCTTCACTAAAAGTAAAATTGCCTGGGTTCTTTGGGCATTCATAATTCTTTCAATTGTCTGGTCAATAGTTCTGGATAGAAGGCAGAAAATCCTTTCTAGAAAAGAAACAACAAGTGGAAGCAAAGAAGAAGACCAATGA
- the garD gene encoding galactarate dehydratase, whose product MIQAIKVHEDDNVAVVVSGSGMKAGDVLESHNLTLLDFVPQGHKIALVDIPAGSKIIRYGVHIATAKELIPAGSWVSEQMSEIPSSPALNKLVFSKPAEVKAESLEGYTFWGYRNPEGSVGTRNVLGITTCVQCVSGMVNQLVRRLKEEELPKYPHVDNIVGLNHSYGCGVAINAPAAIIPIRSVKNLSTNPNLGGEVMMVGLGCEKLEMKDLEAFHKEKGTTSLSTLIMQDERYQGYQGMMDAGMELGRKHLEKLNNRKREECPVSDLVVGMQCGGSDAFSGITANPAIGYAADLLVRAEGTAVFSEVTEVRDAAPVLASRCSTEEIFHKLIKELDWYDRYLNRGGADRSANTTPGNKSGGLVNIVEKAMGSVVKSGSMNIADVVGPGEKLTKKGLVFAATPASDFVCGTCQLASGISMQIFSTGRGTPYSLPIAPVIKVSSRKELSQCWFDIIDLDAGRIAYGEATIEEVGWELFHLILDVASGKTQAAVEKLNIQNDLVLFNPAPIT is encoded by the coding sequence ATGATACAAGCGATTAAGGTGCATGAGGATGATAATGTAGCCGTTGTTGTTTCCGGCAGCGGTATGAAGGCAGGAGACGTTCTGGAGTCTCATAATCTCACACTACTGGATTTTGTTCCCCAGGGGCACAAAATCGCCCTGGTGGATATTCCTGCAGGATCTAAGATTATTCGTTATGGAGTTCACATTGCTACAGCAAAGGAACTGATTCCTGCTGGTTCCTGGGTCAGTGAACAGATGTCGGAGATTCCCAGTTCTCCGGCGTTGAATAAGCTGGTATTTTCCAAACCGGCAGAGGTTAAAGCGGAATCCCTGGAAGGCTATACCTTTTGGGGTTACCGAAATCCTGAAGGTTCTGTGGGAACCAGGAATGTCCTTGGAATCACGACCTGTGTACAGTGTGTCTCCGGAATGGTGAATCAGCTGGTCCGCCGACTGAAGGAGGAAGAGCTGCCCAAGTACCCCCATGTGGATAATATTGTCGGCCTGAACCACAGTTATGGATGCGGAGTCGCCATCAATGCACCGGCGGCTATCATTCCCATTCGCTCAGTCAAAAACCTCTCTACCAATCCCAATCTGGGAGGAGAGGTGATGATGGTCGGTCTGGGTTGTGAAAAGCTCGAGATGAAGGATCTGGAAGCATTTCATAAAGAAAAGGGAACAACCTCTCTTTCCACCCTTATAATGCAGGACGAAAGGTATCAGGGATATCAGGGTATGATGGATGCCGGAATGGAATTAGGCCGAAAACACCTGGAAAAACTGAATAATCGGAAACGCGAGGAGTGTCCTGTTTCTGATCTTGTTGTGGGAATGCAGTGCGGCGGTAGCGATGCCTTTTCCGGCATCACTGCCAATCCGGCCATCGGTTATGCTGCTGATCTTCTGGTCAGGGCGGAAGGGACAGCTGTTTTTTCCGAAGTGACAGAAGTGCGGGATGCGGCGCCTGTTTTAGCCTCCCGATGTTCTACAGAAGAAATCTTTCATAAGCTGATTAAAGAACTGGACTGGTATGACAGATACCTTAATAGGGGCGGGGCCGACCGGAGTGCCAATACAACACCCGGAAATAAAAGTGGCGGCCTGGTTAATATTGTTGAAAAAGCTATGGGGTCCGTTGTTAAATCAGGTTCCATGAATATAGCAGATGTAGTGGGACCTGGTGAAAAACTGACAAAAAAGGGCCTGGTCTTCGCGGCTACACCTGCCAGTGACTTCGTCTGCGGGACTTGCCAGCTGGCATCAGGGATCAGCATGCAGATATTTTCAACCGGAAGGGGAACACCTTACAGCCTGCCTATTGCTCCGGTAATCAAAGTCTCTTCCAGAAAAGAACTGTCTCAGTGCTGGTTTGATATTATCGATCTGGATGCTGGAAGAATAGCCTATGGTGAAGCGACCATTGAAGAAGTGGGTTGGGAGCTGTTCCACCTCATTCTCGATGTAGCCAGCGGAAAAACACAGGCGGCAGTGGAGAAACTGAACATTCAGAATGATCTTGTACTCTTCAATCCGGCACCAATCACATAA
- a CDS encoding mandelate racemase/muconate lactonizing enzyme family protein, whose product MSHQQDKIIRIKISKLRLPLKKPVSDAKVLTGVQKKPLENVDLLFAHIRTKQGLEGLGFSYALRVGGRAQYAHAKEIAGTLIGEDPYDIQKIWNNLMWLSATAGNSGITAQSIAAIDSALWDLKAKKAGLPLAKLIGSHYDSVRCYNTSGGYLQASIEEVIEKSRESLDRGMGGIKMKVGQPDMNKDLRRLDTLRNELGLDIPIMVDANQQWDRVQALQFCRQADQYHPEWIEEPLNAYDVEGHTALTAKVDSPIATGEMLCSSDLLKQYISHSAVDVIQPDAARIGGITPYLKIADLADAAGMRVAPHFIMEIHVHLSACYPRESWVEHFEWLEPLFNERLKIQDGRMYVPEGPGLGFTLSEYYTKCLEEEVILK is encoded by the coding sequence GTGTCACACCAGCAAGATAAAATCATCAGAATTAAAATATCCAAACTGCGGCTCCCTTTGAAAAAACCTGTCAGCGATGCCAAAGTCCTGACAGGTGTTCAGAAAAAACCTCTGGAAAATGTGGACCTCCTTTTTGCTCATATAAGAACTAAACAGGGGTTGGAAGGCCTGGGGTTCAGCTATGCCTTGAGGGTCGGGGGCCGAGCTCAATATGCCCATGCCAAAGAAATCGCAGGAACCCTGATAGGGGAAGATCCCTATGATATTCAAAAAATCTGGAATAATCTGATGTGGCTCAGCGCCACGGCTGGAAACAGCGGGATTACTGCTCAATCTATTGCGGCCATCGACTCGGCACTCTGGGATTTGAAAGCTAAAAAAGCCGGGCTGCCCCTTGCCAAATTGATAGGTTCCCATTACGACTCTGTCCGATGCTATAACACATCCGGAGGCTACCTTCAGGCATCCATTGAAGAAGTCATCGAGAAGTCCCGGGAATCTTTGGATAGAGGCATGGGGGGGATCAAAATGAAAGTGGGACAGCCGGATATGAATAAAGATCTCCGCCGTCTGGACACTCTACGGAACGAACTGGGTCTGGATATCCCTATCATGGTGGATGCCAACCAGCAGTGGGACAGAGTTCAGGCTCTTCAGTTCTGCCGGCAGGCAGATCAGTACCATCCAGAGTGGATAGAAGAGCCTCTCAACGCGTATGATGTGGAAGGTCATACGGCACTCACGGCGAAAGTGGACAGCCCGATTGCAACAGGAGAGATGCTCTGCAGCAGCGATCTGCTGAAACAGTATATCTCCCATTCAGCAGTGGATGTGATTCAGCCGGATGCAGCCCGGATCGGAGGAATCACACCTTATCTGAAGATTGCAGATCTCGCAGATGCCGCTGGTATGCGGGTGGCTCCCCACTTTATCATGGAAATCCATGTCCATCTCTCAGCCTGCTATCCCCGGGAATCCTGGGTAGAGCACTTTGAATGGCTGGAACCGCTGTTCAATGAGAGGCTGAAGATTCAGGATGGTAGAATGTATGTGCCTGAAGGTCCCGGTCTGGGATTTACCCTGAGCGAATACTACACGAAGTGCCTGGAAGAAGAAGTCATTCTGAAATAA
- a CDS encoding AEC family transporter produces the protein MTQYFLPVFYSLLQIFILAGIGFVLRKYMKWKKEVFSGISQLIVNITLPAMFISRMSAMDRSDLISGAFFPFYTFLVFGISFLLSFVFAHLFRIPKDSRNTYLALSSFGNAGYIPLALIDIFIVTISGFKEYFQSPLPSLYIGAYLFTYSPILWSVGHYLVTGATGRLRIRQFLTPPVIGILIGVSLSLLGFGHVLSDFSLPFYYIHGGLKTLGSVTSPLILLVLGAMVGELKFRKSLTWDDLKFALSPMLVRYLAMPALFLLLLKKSPYLLELAPAILLILFMETIVPPPANFSIMTKTAGKNEEETAFSILVTYGSYLLVFPVYLMIYFNIIRF, from the coding sequence ATGACTCAGTACTTTTTGCCCGTTTTCTATTCTCTTCTCCAAATCTTTATCCTTGCGGGAATAGGATTTGTACTCCGTAAATATATGAAATGGAAGAAAGAGGTCTTTTCAGGGATCAGTCAATTAATTGTAAATATAACCCTCCCGGCCATGTTTATATCCCGCATGTCAGCAATGGACAGATCAGATCTTATTTCAGGGGCATTCTTTCCATTCTATACATTTCTTGTCTTCGGTATATCCTTTCTTCTCAGCTTTGTTTTTGCACATCTTTTCCGGATTCCCAAAGATTCCAGGAACACATATCTGGCTCTGAGCAGTTTTGGAAATGCCGGATATATTCCTCTCGCTCTGATTGATATTTTCATAGTTACAATCAGCGGTTTCAAGGAATATTTTCAGTCGCCACTCCCGTCATTGTATATAGGGGCCTACCTTTTTACCTATAGCCCCATCTTATGGAGTGTTGGACACTATCTGGTAACGGGGGCAACGGGACGATTGAGGATCAGGCAGTTTCTGACACCACCGGTTATCGGAATTCTGATCGGTGTGTCATTGAGTCTCCTGGGGTTTGGTCATGTTCTTTCTGATTTCTCTCTTCCCTTCTACTATATCCATGGGGGTCTTAAAACACTCGGTTCAGTTACATCCCCTCTGATCCTTCTGGTTTTAGGAGCCATGGTGGGAGAGCTCAAATTCAGAAAATCCCTTACCTGGGATGATCTAAAATTCGCTCTGTCTCCCATGCTTGTGAGATACCTGGCAATGCCTGCCCTGTTCCTGCTGCTTCTAAAAAAGTCCCCATATTTACTCGAACTAGCTCCGGCCATTCTGCTTATCCTTTTCATGGAGACGATTGTTCCTCCGCCGGCAAATTTTTCCATAATGACGAAAACTGCCGGAAAGAATGAAGAGGAGACTGCCTTCTCTATTCTAGTCACTTATGGATCATATCTTCTAGTTTTTCCTGTATATCTGATGATTTATTTTAATATAATCCGGTTTTAA
- the trxA gene encoding thioredoxin: MSEVILTDDTFEKEVLKSDVPVLIDFWAEWCVPCKMLSPLVAEIAEEYEGKIKVCKANVDDAPESSGRYNIQSIPTLMVFNKGEIVKQNVGVIPRDSIEEMFKSLL, from the coding sequence ATGTCAGAAGTGATTCTTACAGATGATACATTTGAGAAAGAGGTATTAAAATCGGATGTACCAGTTTTAATAGATTTTTGGGCCGAATGGTGTGTGCCCTGTAAAATGCTCAGTCCTCTAGTGGCTGAGATAGCCGAAGAATATGAGGGTAAAATCAAAGTCTGTAAAGCGAATGTGGACGATGCACCCGAATCCTCAGGGCGCTATAATATTCAGAGTATTCCAACCCTTATGGTATTCAATAAAGGGGAGATTGTTAAACAGAATGTGGGTGTGATCCCCCGGGATTCCATCGAAGAAATGTTCAAAAGCCTTCTCTGA
- a CDS encoding Ig-like domain-containing protein yields MNTLDRFKMYGLYTLLLSSCFSACSLQCGEDLFLEPDLSPPRLLEISPTDSQDVYILFDEPVKAQSESIQLESGETAQLTVLNETTLTLTPQMPLVPGSPYKAALTVEDTSGNSCRFVLLFWGWNPRVPELLINEFNPQGSESNPDCIELYALSEGNTAGICLYYGTRRYYEYRYILPDIELTEGEYIIIHCRREFLSEEISESRDKTISGGKLSSDKAWDLWLPDDTGLSGANGILTIYNAPEGVLIDGVVYSDREPDPEDDNLGWTSRTFDAAADLYQMGAWAFSDESISPKEAIPSYYTTATRSLCRGSSSLDTDSMIDWHTVPTSGKSFGAINTDEEYAPSS; encoded by the coding sequence ATGAATACACTGGACCGATTTAAAATGTATGGACTTTATACCCTGCTTCTCAGTTCCTGCTTCTCCGCCTGTTCCCTTCAATGCGGTGAAGATTTGTTCCTGGAACCGGACCTGTCGCCTCCCCGGCTTCTGGAAATTTCACCCACTGACAGTCAGGATGTCTATATCCTTTTTGATGAGCCAGTCAAAGCCCAAAGTGAATCAATCCAGCTTGAATCGGGTGAAACGGCACAGCTTACGGTCCTGAATGAAACGACTCTGACCCTGACTCCCCAGATGCCCTTGGTACCGGGGAGTCCCTACAAGGCCGCCTTAACAGTGGAAGATACAAGCGGCAACAGCTGCCGTTTCGTCCTTCTCTTCTGGGGATGGAATCCCCGGGTGCCAGAGTTGTTGATCAATGAATTTAATCCGCAAGGATCCGAGAGCAATCCTGACTGCATAGAACTCTATGCCCTCTCAGAGGGCAACACTGCCGGGATTTGCCTCTATTACGGAACCCGCCGCTATTATGAATACCGTTATATACTTCCCGATATTGAACTGACAGAGGGGGAGTATATCATCATTCACTGCCGCCGGGAATTTCTCTCTGAAGAGATCTCAGAGAGCCGGGATAAGACGATCTCGGGAGGAAAGCTCAGCTCTGATAAGGCCTGGGATCTCTGGCTTCCTGATGACACCGGTCTCTCTGGGGCCAATGGCATCCTGACCATCTATAATGCTCCCGAAGGAGTCTTAATTGACGGTGTGGTGTATTCCGACAGGGAACCGGACCCGGAAGACGACAATCTGGGATGGACCAGCCGGACCTTTGATGCGGCAGCCGATCTGTATCAAATGGGAGCCTGGGCTTTCAGCGATGAATCCATCTCTCCCAAAGAGGCAATTCCATCTTATTACACCACAGCCACAAGATCATTGTGCAGAGGCAGCAGTTCCTTAGATACAGATAGCATGATTGATTGGCACACCGTGCCGACGAGTGGGAAAAGCTTCGGAGCTATAAACACGGACGAAGAGTATGCCCCTTCGTCCTGA